A genomic stretch from Candidatus Kryptonium sp. includes:
- a CDS encoding M24 family metallopeptidase, with the protein MKIEKIQKTLSELGLDGWLFYDFHNRDKIGMKILGFPSQGLATRRWFYLVPKEGNPIKLVHRVEPDKLDFLPGEKHYYSGWRELYEKLKQILGAPKKIAMQYSPLNSIPYISIVDAGTIELIRSFGHEVVSSADLVQIFEALIDEETIKTHFEAGKLIDETLDEAFEEIRKAVRSGRYKTEYEIQQFILKRFHDKGLTSNEDAPIVGVNDHPANPHFCPTPENAREIKPGDKLLIDLWAKKNQPGSIFYDITWCAFIGDNPPEDYVEAFHIVRDARREALKFLQDRLSRNQEVAGWEVDDVARRYIQEKGYGEFFTHRTGHSIGENVHGNGANIDNFETQDLRKLVPGCLFSLEPGIYIPGKMGVRSEVNVYINSKKEAFITGREQQELVLIY; encoded by the coding sequence ATGAAAATAGAAAAAATACAAAAAACTCTTTCAGAACTCGGGCTTGATGGATGGCTTTTTTATGATTTTCATAACAGGGATAAAATTGGGATGAAAATTTTAGGCTTTCCATCTCAAGGGCTTGCGACAAGAAGATGGTTTTATCTTGTCCCGAAAGAAGGCAATCCGATAAAACTTGTTCATAGAGTTGAACCAGATAAACTTGATTTTCTTCCCGGAGAAAAACACTATTACTCTGGTTGGCGCGAGTTATATGAAAAATTGAAGCAAATACTTGGTGCTCCAAAGAAGATCGCAATGCAATATTCACCTTTGAATTCTATCCCGTATATTTCAATTGTTGATGCTGGGACTATTGAACTTATCAGAAGCTTTGGGCATGAGGTTGTTTCTTCTGCAGATCTCGTTCAGATCTTTGAAGCATTGATTGATGAAGAAACTATCAAAACTCATTTTGAAGCAGGGAAGCTCATTGATGAAACGCTTGATGAAGCATTTGAAGAAATAAGAAAGGCAGTTAGAAGTGGAAGATATAAAACGGAATACGAGATTCAGCAATTTATATTGAAAAGGTTTCACGATAAAGGTCTAACTTCAAACGAGGATGCGCCGATCGTTGGAGTGAATGATCATCCCGCTAATCCACATTTTTGCCCAACTCCTGAAAACGCAAGGGAGATAAAACCAGGCGATAAACTTTTAATTGATTTATGGGCGAAGAAAAATCAACCTGGTTCTATTTTTTATGATATCACATGGTGTGCGTTTATAGGTGATAATCCCCCCGAAGATTATGTTGAGGCATTCCATATAGTTAGAGATGCAAGAAGAGAAGCCTTGAAGTTCTTACAAGATCGCTTGAGCAGGAATCAGGAAGTCGCTGGTTGGGAAGTTGATGATGTCGCAAGAAGATATATTCAAGAAAAAGGTTATGGTGAGTTCTTTACACATCGCACGGGACATTCAATTGGTGAAAATGTCCATGGAAATGGAGCTAACATTGACAATTTTGAAACTCAAGATTTGAGAAAACTTGTCCCCGGTTGTCTTTTCTCGCTTGAACCAGGAATCTACATTCCTGGAAAGATGGGAGTTAGATCCGAGGTAAATGTCTACATTAACTCAAAAAAAGAGGCATTTATAACAGGGAGGGAACAACAAGAACTTGTTTTAATCTATTGA
- a CDS encoding sodium:solute symporter family protein — MFLTAIIIYLLILLIVGITKTRSVKTQEDFMVAGRKTPVYKLVGTLLATWIGSGSIIAGAGLAYRVGFSELWLSAGAWVAIVIVYFLAGRVRKIAQYTMPDILEQRYNKWARILGTITIVIAYVTIASYQFKGGAFVLNLVTGLPVEQGIIITAIFVIIFTALAGLISVVTMDVINGTLMLLGIGLAVPIVLYNIGGWTAVTETLPPDRFAIFGQKDFIWAMGVFFPTFFLLLGESSMYQKFFSAKDAKSARQAVIFWVIGTIIIETSITALAVFASVKFKLQESEKVILHLATHGNEIGLPTIVGIMLIVAAMAIIISTANSFLLTPSTNLVRDIYQRFINPNASHKQIITLQRILIVVLGFLGYLLLTRFQTVLQMALTAYTMIGAGLTPALLAAFLWRRVTTAGGVASIATGMGITLIITLINMFRKKPLLEADYIVLPAAAGSILVLIVVSLLTPPDPPEKWKPFIENKS; from the coding sequence ATGTTTTTAACAGCGATTATTATTTATCTGTTGATTTTGCTTATTGTTGGTATTACAAAAACGAGATCTGTCAAAACTCAAGAAGATTTCATGGTTGCTGGAAGGAAAACACCTGTCTATAAGCTTGTTGGAACTTTGCTTGCGACATGGATCGGATCTGGAAGCATAATTGCGGGCGCAGGACTGGCTTACAGAGTTGGGTTTTCAGAATTGTGGCTTTCTGCTGGTGCTTGGGTTGCTATTGTGATAGTTTATTTCCTTGCTGGTAGAGTTAGGAAAATTGCTCAATATACCATGCCTGATATACTTGAGCAAAGATATAATAAGTGGGCAAGAATTTTAGGAACTATAACGATTGTAATTGCATATGTGACGATCGCAAGTTATCAATTCAAAGGTGGAGCTTTCGTTTTAAATTTAGTTACTGGACTGCCAGTTGAACAGGGAATTATAATTACTGCTATTTTTGTAATTATATTTACAGCTCTTGCTGGACTTATCTCAGTTGTCACAATGGATGTGATAAATGGAACTTTAATGTTGCTTGGCATTGGTCTTGCGGTGCCGATAGTTTTGTACAACATCGGAGGTTGGACAGCTGTAACAGAAACACTGCCTCCAGATAGGTTTGCAATTTTCGGGCAAAAGGATTTCATCTGGGCTATGGGTGTATTCTTTCCGACATTTTTCCTTCTTTTAGGTGAATCAAGTATGTATCAGAAATTTTTCAGCGCAAAGGATGCTAAATCCGCAAGACAAGCGGTTATTTTTTGGGTTATCGGTACAATTATAATTGAAACTTCAATCACAGCTCTTGCCGTCTTCGCAAGTGTTAAGTTCAAATTGCAAGAGTCAGAAAAAGTTATATTACATCTTGCAACTCATGGAAATGAAATTGGGCTTCCAACTATCGTTGGGATAATGTTGATAGTTGCAGCGATGGCAATTATAATTTCAACGGCAAATAGTTTCCTTTTAACGCCGAGCACAAATCTTGTGAGGGACATATATCAGAGATTTATAAATCCAAATGCTTCGCATAAACAAATAATCACTTTACAGAGAATTTTGATAGTGGTTCTTGGATTTCTTGGTTATCTTCTCCTCACTCGGTTTCAAACGGTTTTGCAAATGGCTTTAACTGCATACACGATGATTGGTGCGGGATTAACACCTGCGCTTCTTGCGGCATTTCTTTGGAGAAGAGTTACAACTGCAGGAGGGGTTGCAAGTATCGCCACGGGAATGGGGATAACTTTGATCATAACACTTATAAATATGTTCAGGAAGAAACCATTGCTTGAAGCAGATTACATCGTTTTGCCAGCAGCTGCAGGATCAATTCTTGTTTTGATAGTTGTAAGTTTGTTAACACCTCCAGATCCACCAGAAAAATGGAAGCCATTCATTGAAAATAAAAGTTAA